In Candidatus Glassbacteria bacterium, the following proteins share a genomic window:
- a CDS encoding oxidoreductase: protein MSKSRPASQSIYLPDIFTIGSVSELSPTEKLFRLEFPAGKSFMHKPGQFIQLSLAGYGEAPISISNSPTRGGYLELGIRQAGTLTGAMHRLKPGDNVGVRGPFGSCFEVGGLRSNDLLLIAGGCGMAPLRSLIQYCEDRRKEFGRVTILYGAKTPADLLYKDELSAWENSDSLDCLTTVDSDGGDASYRGHTGFVPALIEPLAVDPDNTRAVIVGPPLMYRPVIGELRKKGLEESRITVSLERHMKCGIGKCGHCAIEHLYCCLDGPVFPLQDVSELWGAL from the coding sequence ATGAGCAAGAGCAGGCCAGCAAGCCAATCAATTTATCTGCCGGACATTTTTACCATCGGATCGGTGTCGGAGCTGTCTCCCACGGAAAAGCTGTTCCGGCTGGAATTTCCCGCCGGCAAAAGTTTCATGCACAAGCCGGGCCAGTTTATCCAGCTTTCTCTGGCCGGCTACGGCGAAGCACCGATTTCTATCTCCAATTCGCCCACACGGGGCGGTTACCTTGAACTGGGTATCCGACAGGCAGGCACCCTGACCGGGGCCATGCATCGGCTGAAACCCGGCGACAATGTGGGAGTGCGCGGCCCGTTCGGCAGTTGTTTCGAAGTCGGCGGCCTGCGGAGCAACGACCTGCTGCTGATTGCCGGTGGCTGCGGGATGGCCCCCCTTCGCTCGCTGATCCAGTACTGCGAGGACCGCCGGAAGGAGTTTGGCCGGGTGACGATCCTCTACGGGGCCAAAACTCCGGCAGACCTGCTCTACAAGGACGAACTGAGCGCCTGGGAAAATTCGGACAGCCTGGATTGCCTGACCACGGTGGACAGCGACGGAGGTGATGCCAGCTACAGGGGCCACACGGGTTTTGTCCCGGCGTTGATCGAGCCGCTCGCTGTTGATCCTGACAATACCCGGGCCGTGATCGTCGGGCCGCCGCTGATGTACAGGCCGGTTATCGGGGAACTGCGAAAAAAAGGCCTGGAGGAAAGCCGGATTACGGTTTCCCTGGAGCGCCATATGAAATGCGGTATTGGTAAATGCGGCCATTGCGCGATCGAGCACCTCTACTGCTGCCTGGACGGGCCCGTATTCCCACTCCAGGATGTAAGCGAATTGTGGGGAGCGCTATGA
- a CDS encoding carbon-nitrogen hydrolase family protein: MKSSGLIVCLVLVLLLAAGSGTFLFARSGKTARIAVTQPRNIEWQDPFSSEYDPARIRPQCQENLENNFRLFERAGELGADLVCGPEDIQHIGPYLLYLETTDPETGELLFTSLAEPIPGPISRRVSEIAHKYRMYIIAPMFEREGEKVYNTALVVDRNGEIIGKHRKTHLPVMETWVVSRGDEYKVFTTDFAKIAIATCYEVTYPEICALYALKGAELIFNPTGGKENDGPLATAHRYLTRAKDNSVYLAPVAYGEDGSGIIDFNSKVVAEAVGVTDTVIMAEIDFSRDRTNSSEWWRNINGTDNIRAMRLLLRRPETYKLLTEPNPLLLERYPDVRLTTGDRKRQLKALKAVDYSPKGDTRR, encoded by the coding sequence ATGAAGAGTTCAGGCTTGATTGTTTGCCTGGTATTGGTTTTACTCTTAGCGGCCGGCAGCGGGACTTTCCTCTTTGCCCGGTCAGGGAAGACCGCCAGGATTGCAGTTACCCAGCCCAGGAATATTGAATGGCAGGATCCGTTTTCCAGTGAATATGACCCGGCCAGGATCCGCCCGCAATGCCAGGAGAACCTTGAAAACAATTTCCGTCTCTTCGAGCGTGCCGGCGAGCTGGGGGCTGATCTGGTCTGCGGCCCGGAAGACATTCAACATATCGGCCCCTACCTGCTTTATCTCGAGACTACGGACCCGGAGACTGGAGAATTGCTTTTCACCTCTCTGGCCGAGCCGATCCCCGGCCCGATAAGCCGGCGCGTTTCGGAAATCGCCCATAAATACCGGATGTATATAATCGCACCGATGTTCGAACGGGAAGGCGAGAAAGTATACAACACGGCGCTGGTCGTGGATCGTAACGGCGAGATAATCGGCAAGCACAGAAAAACTCACCTTCCGGTCATGGAAACCTGGGTGGTCAGCCGAGGGGATGAATACAAGGTTTTTACCACCGACTTCGCAAAAATAGCGATCGCCACCTGCTATGAGGTGACCTATCCGGAAATCTGTGCGCTTTATGCCTTAAAAGGAGCGGAGTTGATTTTCAATCCCACCGGCGGTAAAGAGAACGATGGCCCTCTGGCCACCGCCCATCGCTACCTGACCCGGGCCAAGGACAACTCGGTTTACCTGGCCCCGGTTGCTTACGGCGAGGACGGCAGCGGAATTATCGATTTCAACAGCAAGGTGGTGGCCGAGGCGGTGGGGGTTACAGATACGGTCATCATGGCTGAAATAGACTTCTCCCGGGACCGGACAAATTCCAGCGAATGGTGGCGGAATATCAACGGCACTGACAATATTCGGGCAATGAGGCTGCTTCTCAGAAGGCCCGAAACATACAAGCTCCTGACAGAGCCGAATCCTCTCCTGCTGGAACGCTACCCGGACGTGCGTCTTACCACCGGTGACCGCAAGAGACAACTGAAGGCGTTAAAAGCGGTCGACTATAGCCCGAAAGGAGATACCAGGCGATAA
- a CDS encoding HlyD family efflux transporter periplasmic adaptor subunit, giving the protein MASSGILAILPVILPAVFAGCGSAAGGAAPLTFLVTRQDLVSSITAEGIVEAQRQLPLQAPRLRETLPQLSFLSPEFSYVRKGDVAMRFNDEEIRVKLEQAERNLETVRSDLAKLDAEQESRIAQLEAQVRRAEASMQSSRLKLAELEFVAPREREIRELQIRKSGIEAAKSRKKLDSISQVHKKERSQFLLRIKQEQSKVGTERSNMEQLVLEAPVDGYVLYHWNFLTREFFKPGDPAIPGGAVVSIADISTVQIKLQLSETEVQRMAAGQVAEITIESLGGLKLSGRVIQVAQVAKPVRRNSAVKKVEVVVAIDTTAPGLVPGLSASCTVIKEHVEDAVVVPLETVFDRDSAKVVYAFSGGEFSVRQVELGAKSADFAVVLEGLDGGEQLALREPDRSLIAGD; this is encoded by the coding sequence ATGGCTTCATCTGGAATCCTCGCGATTCTTCCAGTCATACTTCCGGCCGTTTTCGCCGGCTGCGGCTCAGCCGCCGGCGGTGCGGCTCCTTTGACCTTTCTGGTCACCCGGCAGGACCTGGTCTCATCGATCACCGCCGAGGGAATTGTGGAAGCTCAGCGACAACTTCCCCTGCAAGCGCCCCGTCTTAGGGAGACACTTCCTCAACTGTCCTTCCTGTCGCCCGAATTTTCCTACGTCCGGAAAGGTGATGTGGCCATGAGGTTCAACGATGAAGAGATCCGCGTCAAGCTGGAACAGGCTGAGCGCAACCTTGAAACCGTCCGTTCCGATCTGGCCAAGCTTGACGCGGAGCAGGAGAGCCGGATCGCCCAGCTCGAGGCGCAGGTCAGGCGTGCGGAGGCTTCGATGCAATCCTCACGGCTCAAGCTGGCCGAGCTGGAGTTCGTGGCCCCGCGCGAACGCGAAATCAGGGAGCTGCAAATCCGCAAATCAGGAATCGAGGCCGCCAAGAGCCGCAAGAAGCTGGATTCTATCAGTCAAGTGCACAAGAAAGAACGCTCACAGTTCCTGCTGCGGATCAAGCAGGAGCAAAGCAAGGTCGGGACAGAGCGGTCAAACATGGAGCAATTGGTACTGGAGGCGCCGGTTGACGGCTATGTTCTATACCACTGGAACTTTTTAACCCGAGAATTCTTCAAACCAGGAGACCCCGCTATCCCCGGGGGGGCGGTGGTCTCTATTGCCGATATTTCCACCGTGCAGATAAAACTGCAGTTGAGCGAAACGGAAGTCCAGCGGATGGCCGCCGGCCAGGTTGCGGAAATCACTATCGAGTCGCTGGGAGGGCTTAAACTCAGCGGCAGGGTGATCCAGGTGGCCCAGGTGGCCAAGCCTGTCAGAAGAAATTCGGCTGTGAAAAAGGTGGAAGTGGTGGTGGCGATCGACACTACCGCCCCGGGCCTGGTGCCGGGCTTGTCGGCGAGTTGCACTGTGATAAAGGAGCATGTAGAGGACGCGGTTGTAGTACCGCTGGAAACGGTATTCGACCGGGACAGCGCCAAAGTGGTCTACGCCTTCTCCGGCGGAGAGTTTAGCGTGCGGCAGGTGGAGCTGGGAGCAAAGAGCGCGGATTTCGCGGTTGTCCTTGAGGGCCTGGACGGCGGCGAGCAACTGGCCCTTCGCGAGCCGGACCGTTCGTTGATCGCCGGCGATTAG
- a CDS encoding TolC family protein gives MNLKMRIAGLILCLTPATAQLAAQLEPVDLTVDDAIELALERGYRARVERLNLIRAEQLVKASKGRFRTQITMQLNAPDFQESVQPFRIPNEVPYYNTTGRLRWQSRLTITQPLPTDGRISLNSNLYQTRESVFRDQLNTTDKDKRFYTSLRLELRQPLFVPNTLKLGLERANLQHELAQRDFTRTELDVVYQVTESFFNLYRTKRELEIAREEVEQQQESYNLAQRKFEAGLIPEVDALQMEVDLAQSRNNMLSAEGSLSQQEDLFKLTVGLPLEERVDVTTELRIRRFEVDQRQAVEHGLAYRSEIREREINRRLAEITLEQTDAQSAISGVISAYYDLTGVSDPLLDYGSSVSRLFRSSIEDLKQRPKNRGVTFTLSLPIWDSGVNRAEVAEARATLQVTGLSEEEERRRVTREIRAVITRLKETLGRLDVLRQSEEVALRGYEISQARFVNGDITSQDLALNRVRLTNARQNYLSAFIAYQLAVADLKRNTLYDWENGRSLVEDAS, from the coding sequence ATGAACCTGAAAATGCGTATCGCCGGGCTGATTCTCTGCTTAACGCCAGCGACCGCTCAGTTGGCTGCCCAGCTGGAACCGGTGGACCTGACAGTTGACGATGCAATCGAGCTGGCCCTGGAGCGAGGTTACCGCGCCAGGGTGGAGCGGCTGAACCTGATCCGGGCCGAGCAGCTGGTTAAAGCGTCCAAAGGACGGTTCCGCACCCAGATCACGATGCAGCTCAACGCACCCGATTTTCAGGAGAGCGTCCAGCCGTTCCGGATCCCGAACGAGGTCCCCTATTACAACACCACCGGCAGGCTGAGATGGCAGAGCAGACTGACGATCACCCAGCCGCTGCCCACCGACGGCAGGATCAGTCTCAACTCCAATCTCTACCAAACCCGCGAATCGGTCTTCCGCGACCAGTTGAACACCACCGATAAGGACAAGCGCTTCTATACCTCGCTCCGTCTCGAACTGCGCCAGCCCCTGTTCGTACCCAACACGCTCAAACTGGGTCTCGAGCGGGCGAATCTTCAGCACGAGCTGGCCCAACGGGATTTTACCCGCACCGAGCTGGACGTTGTCTACCAGGTGACCGAATCCTTCTTCAACCTTTACCGCACCAAACGCGAACTGGAGATCGCCAGGGAGGAAGTGGAGCAGCAGCAGGAGTCATATAACCTGGCCCAGCGCAAGTTTGAAGCCGGCCTGATCCCCGAGGTCGATGCCCTGCAGATGGAGGTCGACCTGGCCCAGAGCCGCAACAATATGCTGAGCGCCGAGGGGAGTCTTTCGCAGCAGGAGGACCTGTTCAAGCTCACTGTCGGGCTGCCGCTGGAGGAGCGTGTCGACGTAACCACCGAGTTGCGGATCAGGCGGTTCGAGGTGGATCAACGCCAAGCGGTCGAGCATGGCCTGGCTTACCGCTCCGAGATCCGCGAACGGGAAATCAACCGCCGGCTGGCCGAAATCACCCTGGAGCAAACCGACGCACAATCGGCGATCAGCGGCGTAATCAGCGCCTACTACGACCTGACCGGCGTCAGCGACCCGCTGCTGGACTACGGCAGCAGCGTATCGCGTCTGTTCCGCTCCAGTATCGAGGACCTCAAGCAGCGGCCGAAAAACAGGGGGGTCACGTTCACGCTCTCCCTGCCGATCTGGGATTCCGGGGTCAACAGGGCCGAGGTGGCCGAGGCCCGCGCCACCCTGCAGGTGACTGGCTTGAGCGAAGAGGAGGAGCGACGCAGGGTAACCCGCGAGATCAGGGCGGTAATCACCCGGCTGAAAGAAACTCTCGGCCGCCTGGACGTACTCAGGCAGAGCGAGGAGGTGGCGCTGCGGGGCTACGAGATCAGCCAGGCGCGGTTCGTCAACGGAGATATCACCAGCCAGGACCTGGCGCTCAACCGCGTAAGGCTGACCAATGCCCGCCAGAACTACCTGTCGGCGTTTATCGCCTACCAGCTGGCTGTCGCCGACCTGAAACGCAACACGCTCTACGACTGGGAGAACGGCAGGAGCCTAGTCGAGGACGCGAGTTGA
- a CDS encoding amidohydrolase family protein — translation MSSLMISATVWENRLMARVEGGSQMDDERAARKNYLFPAVFVCLTALSAGCASSGKEPAEGEMSGANENVSFMTVAELMQEPKLDAHAHFMALAVEDEEKFIAKLNEHNMQWLSLCTVGTNWFDLRQQIGLAERLHSRYANRVEWAVSFNLENWNSPDWEKQAIKTIDEGIEHGAVAVKVWKEFGMVLKDPEGGYVMIDDPRLDPVLDYIRSKGLTLTAHIGEPYNCWQPLESMSNQRSRDYYGENPRYHGYIHPEIPGYWEQIASRDRMLEKHPDLRVVGAHLGSLEWDLNELSLRLDRYPNFAVDLAERIYNLQEHGREKVRDFMIKYQDRLLYGTDLVSGWGENGVDGDLGKLDNTYLSDYRYFASDEEIGVPWISESSRVQGLKLPAAVLKKVFYRNAKTWYPGI, via the coding sequence CAGGTTGATGGCACGAGTCGAGGGGGGCTCGCAGATGGATGATGAACGGGCGGCGCGGAAAAATTATCTTTTCCCGGCGGTTTTTGTCTGTCTTACAGCGTTGAGTGCAGGATGCGCCAGTTCGGGAAAAGAACCGGCGGAGGGCGAGATGTCAGGCGCGAATGAGAATGTGTCCTTTATGACCGTGGCAGAACTGATGCAGGAACCCAAACTAGACGCGCACGCTCATTTCATGGCCCTGGCAGTGGAAGATGAAGAGAAGTTCATTGCCAAGCTGAATGAACACAACATGCAGTGGCTCTCGCTCTGCACCGTGGGTACAAACTGGTTCGATCTTCGCCAACAGATCGGACTGGCTGAAAGATTACATTCACGTTATGCAAACCGCGTTGAGTGGGCCGTTTCTTTCAATCTCGAGAACTGGAACTCACCGGATTGGGAGAAACAGGCAATCAAGACAATCGACGAGGGAATTGAGCACGGAGCCGTTGCGGTCAAAGTCTGGAAAGAGTTCGGTATGGTGCTTAAAGACCCTGAGGGCGGCTACGTGATGATCGACGACCCGCGGCTGGACCCGGTACTCGACTATATCCGCTCCAAGGGGTTGACTCTGACCGCCCATATCGGTGAGCCGTACAATTGCTGGCAACCGCTGGAGTCGATGTCGAACCAGCGGTCTCGGGATTATTATGGCGAGAACCCCAGGTATCACGGCTACATTCATCCCGAAATCCCCGGCTATTGGGAACAAATCGCATCCAGGGACAGGATGCTCGAAAAACATCCGGACTTGAGGGTGGTTGGCGCTCATCTCGGCAGCCTGGAATGGGATTTGAATGAGTTGTCCTTGAGGTTGGACAGATACCCCAATTTTGCTGTTGATCTGGCGGAGAGAATTTATAATTTGCAGGAGCATGGGCGGGAAAAGGTTCGCGATTTCATGATAAAATACCAGGACCGCCTTCTTTACGGGACAGACCTTGTATCCGGTTGGGGTGAAAACGGTGTGGATGGAGACCTCGGAAAACTCGACAATACCTATCTCTCGGACTATCGCTATTTTGCCTCGGATGAGGAGATCGGTGTTCCCTGGATCAGCGAATCCTCCAGAGTTCAGGGGCTTAAGCTGCCGGCTGCTGTTCTGAAAAAGGTATTTTACCGCAACGCAAAAACATGGTACCCGGGTATCTGA
- a CDS encoding HlyD family efflux transporter periplasmic adaptor subunit has translation MMKHAGGKIILIAALTALISCGAAERDERDSGPGAVSLFTETGHLQAVSSTGIVMPWYNWSYGQPQITFLETEGTIVDRGDVVAELDKSGALKALENAEAELEIALADLSSMKMNQATALEKLNAELRQRLSRHRQARIDTQRVAYESESKKNIELLELENAEIEMQKAGRKIESTKLVQVQELKIQLAKIEQTRSVITTAERAIKNFTLTAPAPGMVVYSIIRQDRERRKVQVGDKLHRGRPIVQLPDMSQMKAETAVNETDISKIETGQKVLVRLDAYPRKVFDGVITSISYTCHRKNRNSSIKVFDVVVLVDGTDRILKPGMTVSCEFLSTAETVTANP, from the coding sequence ATGATGAAGCATGCCGGCGGTAAAATCATCTTGATTGCGGCTCTGACTGCGCTCATCTCCTGCGGCGCAGCGGAGCGGGACGAGAGAGATTCCGGCCCCGGGGCCGTGTCCCTGTTCACCGAAACCGGACACCTTCAGGCGGTCAGCAGTACCGGGATCGTGATGCCCTGGTACAACTGGTCGTACGGCCAGCCGCAGATAACATTCCTCGAGACAGAAGGCACTATCGTAGACAGGGGAGACGTTGTGGCGGAGCTCGATAAATCCGGCGCGCTGAAAGCTCTGGAAAACGCCGAGGCGGAACTGGAGATTGCCCTCGCCGACCTGAGCAGTATGAAAATGAACCAGGCCACGGCATTGGAAAAGCTCAACGCCGAACTCAGGCAGCGCCTCTCCCGGCATCGTCAGGCCCGGATCGACACCCAGCGCGTGGCCTACGAATCCGAGTCGAAAAAAAATATCGAGCTGCTCGAGCTGGAGAACGCGGAAATCGAAATGCAAAAGGCCGGACGCAAGATTGAATCGACAAAACTGGTGCAGGTGCAGGAGCTCAAGATCCAGCTCGCCAAAATCGAGCAGACACGCTCCGTCATTACCACCGCGGAACGAGCGATCAAAAATTTCACGCTCACCGCTCCGGCTCCCGGAATGGTGGTTTACAGTATCATCCGTCAGGACCGTGAGCGCCGCAAAGTGCAGGTCGGCGACAAGCTTCATAGAGGCCGGCCGATTGTCCAGTTGCCGGACATGTCGCAGATGAAAGCCGAGACCGCGGTTAACGAAACCGATATCAGCAAGATCGAGACGGGCCAGAAGGTGCTGGTCCGCCTGGACGCCTATCCGCGCAAGGTGTTCGATGGGGTGATTACCTCGATCAGCTACACCTGCCACCGCAAAAACCGCAATTCGAGTATCAAGGTCTTCGATGTCGTGGTGCTGGTGGACGGTACGGACCGGATTCTGAAACCCGGTATGACTGTCAGTTGCGAATTCCTGTCGACGGCGGAAACGGTAACCGCCAATCCCTGA
- a CDS encoding FtsX-like permease family protein, whose product MELRDYLKMGLEGLSYHKIRSLLTMLGIILGVASVIAMLSIGEGAKREALAKFEVLGVNNIIVREKRLSDQELEEARAKFSAGLSLADAGAIGEIVSTVERIAPQAELEVEAKFEDKSVKSVLVGATPDLFRILNYDLSAGVALSREQCDRAAKVCLLGSEVARDLFPSVEPLGRQVKINDQWFEVSGVIGNRSLYTETVGELAARNLNQDIYIPLSAFLMRFDKEENLASEIDQLTLKVADSDDLVETGAVIRRILERRHHNNKDFDIVIPFELLKQEEKERRIYNIVLGSIAAISLLVGGIGIMNIMLASVLERTREIGIRRALGAKRHDIQIQFLLESVGLSLVGGLIGIALGIILSVIVGNIGDFSSIVSPLHVLLAFVVSGGVGVASGTVPARRAASIDPIEALRYE is encoded by the coding sequence ATGGAACTGCGTGACTATCTCAAGATGGGTCTCGAGGGCCTGTCCTACCACAAAATCCGCTCCCTGCTGACCATGCTGGGGATTATCCTCGGCGTGGCCTCGGTAATCGCCATGCTCTCGATCGGCGAGGGCGCCAAGCGGGAGGCCCTGGCCAAGTTCGAGGTGCTGGGGGTCAACAACATTATCGTCCGGGAAAAAAGGCTCAGCGATCAGGAACTCGAAGAAGCGAGGGCCAAGTTCTCGGCGGGGCTGTCGCTGGCCGACGCCGGGGCGATCGGAGAGATAGTGTCGACTGTCGAGCGGATCGCCCCCCAGGCCGAACTCGAGGTCGAGGCGAAATTCGAGGACAAATCGGTCAAGTCCGTGCTGGTGGGCGCAACACCGGATCTGTTCAGGATTCTCAATTACGACCTCAGCGCCGGCGTAGCGCTGAGCCGGGAGCAGTGCGACCGCGCGGCCAAGGTCTGCCTGCTGGGCAGCGAGGTGGCCCGCGACCTGTTCCCGTCAGTTGAACCGCTCGGACGGCAGGTAAAAATCAACGACCAGTGGTTCGAGGTCTCCGGTGTGATCGGCAACCGCTCGCTCTACACCGAAACAGTGGGCGAACTGGCCGCCCGCAACCTGAACCAGGATATCTATATCCCGCTCTCGGCGTTCCTGATGAGGTTCGACAAGGAGGAAAACCTGGCCAGCGAAATCGACCAGCTGACACTCAAGGTGGCCGATTCGGACGACCTGGTGGAGACCGGCGCGGTGATCCGGCGGATATTGGAGCGGCGGCACCATAACAACAAGGATTTCGATATCGTGATCCCGTTCGAGCTGCTCAAGCAGGAGGAGAAGGAGCGCCGGATCTACAACATCGTGCTGGGTTCGATCGCGGCGATCTCCCTGCTGGTGGGCGGGATCGGAATCATGAACATCATGCTCGCCTCGGTGCTTGAGCGGACGCGCGAAATCGGTATCCGGCGGGCGCTGGGGGCCAAGCGGCATGATATCCAGATCCAGTTTCTGCTCGAATCGGTGGGTCTGAGCCTGGTGGGCGGACTGATCGGGATCGCCCTGGGGATTATCCTCTCGGTGATCGTGGGCAATATCGGGGATTTCAGCTCGATTGTCTCTCCTCTCCACGTCCTGCTGGCCTTCGTGGTCTCCGGCGGCGTGGGCGTGGCCTCGGGCACCGTGCCGGCCAGGCGGGCGGCGAGTATCGACCCCATCGAGGCCTTGCGCTACGAGTAG
- a CDS encoding efflux RND transporter periplasmic adaptor subunit — protein MKVAELKAVKHLLVYSAATVPLALSLSCGSPLGSTVPVYTVARGNFQNTLTVTGDLKAVNSQVISAPALSWSMGMPKIATLVDDGKKVEKGELLAQFDPSEVEKTLTDAQNELDIALAELAKTELNHSSEIEDLESDLQVAEIDLRISRLKLEQSSFEAEIDRKQIELNVENAEIQVEQARREIENKKKVQHEDRSKLKLKVNQARSKLEQARETLESLTVLAPSPGIAILRENRQTGEKVQVNDQVYPGWPLIGLPDLSLLKADAKVNEIDISRVEIGQRVRIRLDAYPDTVFTGNVKEIATLATRKDRGSSSVMVFETTIYLDGEDERLLPGMTVSCEILIDEIPDTLFIPLEALFFRDGERIVYVRNGAGFDERNIKIGTESENYAVVVEGLEEGESVALIDPTVSAEEEEDSGGNGEEEQ, from the coding sequence ATGAAAGTAGCGGAGTTGAAAGCGGTCAAACATTTGCTGGTGTATTCAGCGGCGACTGTTCCGCTGGCGCTCAGCCTCTCCTGCGGCAGTCCGCTGGGCAGTACGGTTCCGGTTTACACAGTGGCGCGCGGGAACTTCCAGAACACCCTTACTGTCACCGGCGACCTCAAGGCCGTCAATTCGCAGGTGATTTCCGCGCCGGCGCTGAGCTGGTCGATGGGAATGCCTAAAATCGCCACGCTGGTGGACGACGGGAAGAAAGTGGAAAAAGGCGAACTGCTGGCCCAGTTCGACCCCTCCGAAGTTGAAAAGACGCTGACCGATGCGCAGAACGAGTTGGATATCGCCCTGGCCGAGTTGGCCAAAACCGAGCTCAATCACAGTTCTGAAATTGAAGACCTGGAGTCCGACCTTCAGGTAGCCGAGATCGACTTGCGTATCTCCAGGCTGAAGCTCGAGCAGTCATCGTTCGAGGCTGAAATTGACCGCAAGCAGATCGAGCTCAATGTGGAAAATGCGGAAATCCAGGTCGAGCAGGCGCGCAGGGAAATTGAGAACAAGAAGAAGGTCCAGCATGAGGACCGGAGCAAGCTGAAGCTTAAAGTCAACCAGGCCCGCAGCAAACTCGAGCAGGCGCGGGAAACCCTCGAGAGCTTGACTGTCCTGGCTCCCTCGCCGGGAATCGCGATCCTGCGCGAAAACCGGCAGACCGGCGAAAAAGTTCAGGTCAACGACCAGGTATATCCGGGCTGGCCCCTGATTGGCCTGCCGGACTTATCTCTGCTCAAGGCCGATGCAAAAGTCAACGAGATCGATATCTCCCGCGTGGAAATCGGCCAGCGGGTCAGGATCAGGCTCGACGCCTACCCGGACACCGTATTCACCGGCAACGTCAAGGAGATTGCCACCCTGGCCACGAGAAAGGACCGGGGCTCATCGTCGGTGATGGTGTTCGAAACCACGATTTACCTCGATGGCGAAGACGAGCGCCTGCTGCCCGGCATGACTGTCAGCTGCGAAATCCTGATTGACGAAATTCCGGATACCTTGTTTATCCCGCTGGAGGCCTTGTTTTTCAGGGACGGTGAGCGGATTGTCTATGTCCGCAACGGCGCGGGGTTCGACGAGCGTAACATTAAAATCGGCACCGAAAGCGAGAACTACGCGGTCGTTGTCGAGGGGCTGGAGGAGGGAGAGAGCGTGGCCCTGATCGACCCGACAGTCTCCGCGGAGGAAGAGGAAGACAGCGGCGGTAACGGTGAAGAGGAGCAATGA
- a CDS encoding ABC transporter ATP-binding protein: protein MLIELNEIAKIYRVGNYDVHALRGVDLRIDENEYVAIMGPSGSGKSTLMNILGCLDTPSSGTHYFAGELVSSLSDDALAGIRNRRIGFVFQTFNLLPRTDALTNVALPLVYSGASPEQRVEAAGRALARVGLADRMEHRPNELSGGQRQRVAIARALVNNPSIILADEPTGNLDSKTGEEIMRIFNALHQQGNTIILVTHEEYLAANASRIVRLMDGHIESDRVVSRD from the coding sequence ATGCTGATCGAATTGAATGAAATAGCCAAGATCTACCGGGTGGGCAACTACGACGTGCACGCTCTTCGCGGGGTGGACCTGCGGATAGATGAGAACGAGTACGTGGCGATCATGGGCCCCTCGGGCTCCGGCAAATCCACGCTGATGAATATCCTGGGATGCCTGGACACGCCGAGTTCGGGGACCCACTATTTCGCCGGAGAGCTGGTGAGTTCGCTCAGCGACGACGCCCTGGCCGGTATCCGTAACCGCCGGATCGGCTTCGTGTTCCAGACCTTCAACCTTCTTCCCCGCACCGACGCGCTGACCAACGTGGCGCTGCCGCTGGTATACAGCGGAGCCAGCCCCGAGCAGCGGGTCGAGGCGGCCGGACGGGCGCTGGCCCGGGTCGGGCTGGCCGACAGGATGGAGCACAGGCCCAACGAGCTTTCCGGCGGACAGCGCCAGCGGGTGGCGATCGCCCGGGCCCTGGTCAACAACCCGTCGATTATCCTCGCCGATGAGCCGACCGGCAACCTGGATTCAAAGACCGGCGAGGAGATCATGAGGATATTCAATGCGCTTCACCAGCAGGGTAACACGATTATCCTGGTGACCCACGAAGAGTATCTCGCGGCCAACGCCAGCCGGATTGTCCGCCTGATGGACGGCCATATCGAAAGCGATCGGGTTGTGTCCAGAGATTGA
- a CDS encoding transposase, translating into MSAIHLEKIQSWRRHYNVSRPHMALNHLTPRQYRASEPNLTSNPNFMTGT; encoded by the coding sequence CTGTCGGCTATCCATCTCGAGAAAATCCAATCCTGGAGGAGGCACTATAATGTTAGCCGGCCTCACATGGCCCTGAACCACCTGACTCCCCGGCAATACCGGGCATCTGAGCCAAACTTAACCTCCAATCCCAACTTTATGACTGGTACATGA